Proteins encoded together in one Aminipila butyrica window:
- a CDS encoding LytR/AlgR family response regulator transcription factor yields MMFAVLVCDINKDTAWLIKQKAIQWCKQNIKFIKVFDKEEQILSYIEDNKEQKNIIFIDITFSLNNGIQIAGKIKQIQKSSAIIFMSDEKRYDSNIYNVEHIYFIKKPLDGKSVKNALVKAADYIEKNSKKFLTAITKTEVVMIPIKEIILIEKEKRKVHVLDKNGINVSFYSSFEEIENQLNANFYRCHNSYIVNLHEIAAIDSKTIQMNNGICVPVSRAHVKEIKSLAITIHSNKKPDEMSGYSFG; encoded by the coding sequence ATGATGTTTGCGGTGCTTGTCTGCGATATAAACAAAGATACAGCTTGGTTGATTAAGCAAAAAGCAATACAGTGGTGTAAACAAAATATAAAGTTCATTAAGGTATTTGATAAGGAAGAACAAATTTTGAGCTATATAGAAGATAACAAAGAGCAAAAAAATATTATCTTCATAGATATTACTTTTAGTTTAAATAATGGGATTCAGATAGCCGGGAAAATAAAGCAAATACAAAAGAGTTCTGCTATTATTTTTATGTCAGATGAAAAGAGGTATGATTCAAATATTTATAATGTTGAACATATTTATTTTATAAAAAAGCCTTTAGATGGTAAAAGCGTAAAAAATGCACTTGTTAAAGCAGCGGATTATATTGAAAAAAATAGCAAGAAATTCCTTACAGCTATCACAAAAACAGAAGTAGTAATGATACCAATAAAAGAAATCATTCTTATAGAAAAGGAGAAGAGGAAGGTTCATGTGTTGGATAAAAATGGAATAAACGTATCTTTCTATAGCAGTTTTGAAGAGATTGAAAATCAGTTAAATGCTAATTTTTACAGATGCCACAATAGCTACATTGTAAACTTACATGAAATTGCTGCTATTGATTCTAAAACGATTCAAATGAACAATGGGATATGTGTACCAGTGAGCAGAGCTCATGTAAAAGAAATAAAAAGTTTAGCGATTACTATCCACTCAAATAAAAAACCGGATGAAATGAGTGGTTATTCTTTCGGTTAA
- the typA gene encoding translational GTPase TypA, whose amino-acid sequence MADKQKIINIAVIAHVDAGKSTLVDAFLNQSGVFRANEEVVDCVMDSDDIERERGITIYSKNCSVMHGDVKINIVDTPGHADFSSEVERIMKTVDTVILLVDSSEGPMPQTRFVLNKSLEQGLNPILLINKIDKRDARIEEVVDEVYELFMDLNANDTQLDFPILYGIARQGIVVYDPSDVADVEVEVAEKKVDKNTQGMTGKDITPLFETIVKHVALYPDLREEPLQMQISSLGYDDYIGRLGIGRVTKGKIRTGQTVAVAKADGSIVSRKVNQAFVYRGLKRMPVDEAECGDIVVVSGIADISIGETICDSSNPQPMEMIHIEEPTLSMNFMVNKSPFAGKVGKFVTSRHIKERLEKELEVNVGLLVEPTDSTDVFKVSGRGELHLSILIENMRREGYELAVSKPEVIMHRDERGKKQEPVEEVVLSVPDEYSGSVISKLNVRKGIMTEMSGDNGYSKLVYLVPTRGLLGYRSEFINDTHGEGTMVRRFHSFDEYKGEIPQRTNGVAVAQEEGTCTGYALFNIQERVQMFVEPGTKVYEGMIVGMNSRNEDMIVNPCKAKKATNMRAAGSDDAVKLSPPRTFTLEEALEFVNDDELVEVVPDDVRLRKKLLKELDRRRSGR is encoded by the coding sequence ATGGCAGACAAACAAAAAATTATCAACATAGCGGTTATCGCCCACGTCGATGCCGGAAAATCTACTCTGGTAGATGCGTTTTTAAATCAGAGTGGTGTTTTTCGAGCAAATGAAGAGGTCGTAGACTGTGTTATGGATAGTGACGACATTGAACGGGAACGGGGAATTACCATTTATTCCAAGAACTGTTCTGTTATGCACGGAGATGTGAAAATCAATATTGTGGACACACCGGGCCATGCAGACTTTTCCTCAGAGGTAGAGCGGATTATGAAAACCGTGGATACGGTAATTCTGCTGGTGGATTCCAGTGAAGGTCCGATGCCTCAGACTCGTTTTGTGCTCAACAAGTCTCTGGAGCAGGGCTTAAACCCGATTTTGTTGATTAACAAAATCGACAAGCGAGATGCCCGTATTGAAGAGGTCGTGGATGAGGTTTATGAGTTGTTCATGGATTTAAATGCCAATGACACCCAGTTGGATTTCCCTATTCTTTACGGTATTGCCAGACAGGGTATCGTGGTTTACGACCCATCTGATGTGGCTGACGTAGAGGTGGAAGTAGCTGAGAAAAAGGTGGACAAGAACACCCAGGGTATGACGGGCAAGGATATTACCCCATTATTTGAGACCATCGTCAAGCACGTGGCGCTCTACCCAGACCTGCGGGAGGAACCATTGCAGATGCAGATTTCTTCCTTGGGGTATGACGATTACATCGGTCGGTTGGGTATCGGCCGCGTAACAAAGGGAAAGATTCGCACGGGACAGACGGTAGCTGTAGCGAAAGCTGACGGGAGCATCGTATCCCGCAAGGTGAATCAGGCTTTCGTATACCGTGGCTTGAAGCGGATGCCAGTAGATGAAGCGGAATGCGGCGATATCGTCGTGGTGTCCGGTATTGCTGACATTTCTATCGGTGAGACCATCTGCGACAGCAGCAACCCACAGCCGATGGAGATGATTCATATTGAAGAACCTACCTTGTCCATGAACTTCATGGTCAACAAGTCGCCTTTTGCCGGAAAGGTTGGGAAGTTCGTCACTTCAAGACATATTAAGGAAAGATTAGAAAAAGAGCTGGAAGTCAACGTTGGGCTATTAGTGGAACCTACGGATTCCACTGACGTGTTCAAGGTGTCGGGCAGAGGCGAGCTGCATCTGTCCATTCTCATTGAAAATATGAGACGAGAAGGCTATGAACTGGCTGTGTCTAAGCCGGAGGTTATCATGCATCGGGACGAGCGGGGCAAGAAGCAGGAGCCGGTAGAGGAAGTGGTTCTCTCCGTGCCGGATGAATATTCCGGCAGTGTTATTTCCAAGCTGAACGTGCGAAAAGGCATCATGACGGAAATGTCCGGGGATAACGGGTACTCCAAGCTGGTATATCTGGTACCTACCAGAGGTTTGCTTGGCTATCGGAGTGAGTTTATCAATGATACTCATGGCGAAGGCACCATGGTAAGACGTTTCCACAGCTTTGATGAATACAAGGGGGAAATACCTCAGCGGACTAACGGCGTGGCTGTCGCTCAGGAAGAAGGAACTTGTACGGGATATGCCCTGTTCAACATTCAGGAGCGGGTGCAGATGTTCGTGGAACCGGGCACCAAGGTGTATGAAGGCATGATTGTCGGCATGAACAGCAGAAATGAAGATATGATTGTAAATCCGTGTAAGGCCAAGAAGGCCACTAATATGCGGGCTGCCGGCAGTGATGATGCGGTAAAGCTTTCTCCGCCGAGAACCTTCACCCTGGAAGAAGCACTGGAATTTGTCAATGATGACGAATTGGTAGAGGTCGTACCGGATGATGTCCGGCTGCGGAAAAAGCTGTTAAAAGAATTAGATCGGCGCCGGTCCGGCAGATAA
- a CDS encoding ACT domain-containing protein yields MKAVVTVIGKDMVGILAKVSTTCANANANVVEVTQSVLQEYFAMVMLIDISKMNCELDTLREDLQKNVEGMTIHVMHEDIFNSMHRI; encoded by the coding sequence ATGAAAGCAGTTGTAACTGTCATCGGAAAAGATATGGTGGGTATTCTGGCTAAAGTCAGCACCACCTGTGCTAATGCTAACGCCAATGTAGTGGAGGTTACTCAATCCGTCTTACAGGAATACTTTGCCATGGTCATGCTCATCGACATCTCCAAGATGAACTGTGAACTGGATACCTTGCGGGAAGACCTGCAAAAGAACGTAGAGGGCATGACAATCCACGTGATGCACGAAGATATTTTTAACTCGATGCACCGCATCTAG
- a CDS encoding elongator complex protein 3, which produces MKKHAIIPVFIPHEGCPNDCVFCNQKKITARQQPMRPADVTSLVESYLPTLTGRGLETVEIAFFGGSFTGLPLDQQQAYLAVAKEYKDKGLVHKIHLSTRPDYINEEILDNLNAYGVDIIELGVQSFDDQVLKASNRGHDSQIVYKSCRLIQSYGFQLGIQLMIGLPKDTHQTSIYSAKETVKIGPSLARLYPTILIEDTELLQMHQRGEYQPLSQEQALATVKEMYKILDQAGIRILRVGLKSTDVIQEGGAITGNTYHPAFRQLVEGEIARDILEEKLQALLACPSKTALLPPGQKRQVRFESNPRCFSNMIGNRRSNRDYFTEKYSQVEIAYTENTILADNQYNVVE; this is translated from the coding sequence ATGAAAAAGCATGCGATTATTCCAGTCTTCATTCCCCACGAAGGCTGCCCTAATGACTGTGTCTTCTGCAATCAAAAAAAAATTACTGCCCGCCAGCAGCCCATGCGCCCAGCGGACGTGACGAGCTTGGTAGAAAGCTATCTGCCTACCCTTACCGGACGGGGGCTGGAAACGGTGGAAATCGCCTTTTTCGGCGGCAGTTTCACGGGCTTACCCCTTGACCAGCAACAGGCTTATTTAGCTGTAGCCAAGGAATACAAAGACAAAGGTCTGGTCCACAAGATTCATCTATCTACCCGCCCGGACTATATCAATGAAGAGATCTTAGACAATCTGAACGCTTATGGGGTAGACATCATCGAACTGGGTGTCCAGTCCTTTGACGATCAAGTGCTAAAGGCCTCCAATCGAGGTCATGACAGCCAAATCGTCTATAAAAGCTGTCGGCTAATCCAGTCTTACGGCTTTCAGCTGGGTATCCAGCTGATGATTGGCCTCCCTAAAGACACCCACCAGACTTCCATCTATTCCGCTAAAGAGACCGTAAAAATCGGGCCCAGCCTAGCCCGGCTCTACCCGACCATTCTCATTGAGGACACAGAATTGCTGCAAATGCACCAGCGGGGCGAATACCAGCCACTTTCCCAAGAGCAGGCCCTAGCCACCGTCAAGGAAATGTACAAAATTCTCGATCAAGCAGGCATCCGCATTCTGCGGGTGGGATTGAAAAGTACCGATGTCATTCAAGAAGGTGGCGCTATTACCGGAAACACCTACCACCCGGCCTTCCGGCAGCTGGTAGAAGGAGAAATCGCCCGGGATATTTTAGAAGAAAAGCTACAAGCTTTGCTGGCTTGTCCCTCAAAGACTGCCCTTCTCCCCCCTGGCCAGAAAAGACAAGTCCGCTTTGAAAGCAATCCCCGATGTTTTTCGAATATGATTGGTAACCGACGCAGCAACCGGGATTACTTCACCGAAAAATATTCTCAAGTAGAAATTGCCTACACGGAAAATACTATTCTTGCAGACAACCAGTACAATGTGGTAGAATAA
- a CDS encoding DUF6873 family GME fold protein has translation MSIIYLSEKAHPLLQDYLTSQGHQLIRIADRGLTYPAVATHADLYMCKLGTAAHSPVFHMGTADSDQLGHNYPENIKYNAVCMGSYFIHHLKYTAPSLLEKVRQLGLNTIQVPQGYSKCSMTVLSDTAAITADEGIYHSIHRYFEENRPTGSPIRLLLIRPGHVKLDSFPYGFLGGASGLVGGQLIFNGDLSAHPDFQQISDFISAQGLTFKYFPDYPLADIGSIIEWRDMNTFPRKADL, from the coding sequence ATGAGCATCATCTATCTGTCAGAAAAGGCCCATCCCCTGCTGCAAGACTATTTGACAAGTCAAGGTCATCAGCTGATACGGATAGCCGACCGCGGCCTGACTTATCCAGCAGTTGCGACCCACGCCGACCTATATATGTGCAAGCTGGGAACAGCCGCCCATTCACCTGTTTTCCACATGGGGACTGCCGATTCGGATCAGCTGGGTCACAACTACCCGGAGAATATCAAGTACAATGCCGTCTGTATGGGCTCCTATTTCATTCATCATTTAAAATATACGGCACCTTCCTTGCTGGAAAAAGTCCGGCAGTTAGGACTGAACACCATTCAAGTCCCCCAAGGCTACAGCAAATGCAGCATGACGGTGTTAAGCGATACCGCTGCCATCACGGCTGATGAGGGTATCTACCACAGCATACACCGATATTTTGAGGAAAACAGGCCAACTGGAAGCCCCATTCGCTTGCTGCTCATCCGACCGGGCCATGTGAAGCTGGACAGCTTCCCCTATGGATTTTTGGGCGGAGCCTCCGGCCTGGTAGGCGGCCAGCTGATTTTTAACGGTGATTTAAGTGCCCATCCAGACTTTCAGCAAATTTCAGACTTTATTTCTGCTCAGGGTCTGACTTTTAAATATTTTCCCGACTATCCCTTAGCGGATATTGGATCCATTATCGAGTGGAGGGACATGAATACCTTTCCCAGAAAGGCGGATTTATAG
- a CDS encoding N-acetylmuramoyl-L-alanine amidase family protein, with protein MEITSPSVYLSPSVQDYNEYVIGGSEEYYMNLIVDAMVPYLRASNISFNRNNPNDSLAQVIEQSNAGDYDLHLALHTNEAPENLSGMLQGPDVYYYAFSQDGEKAANMFAKNLAGIYPNPDLVTVIPNTTLAELRRTRATSVLIELAYHDNYDDANWVANNIEAIAENLVFSLAEYFGIPFVDPL; from the coding sequence ATGGAGATTACATCCCCTAGTGTTTATTTGAGCCCATCCGTGCAGGATTACAACGAATATGTCATCGGTGGAAGTGAAGAGTATTACATGAACCTCATTGTTGATGCCATGGTCCCTTATCTGAGAGCCAGCAATATTTCCTTTAACCGCAACAATCCAAATGATTCTTTAGCCCAGGTCATCGAACAGTCCAATGCAGGAGATTATGACTTGCATCTGGCCCTTCATACCAATGAAGCCCCGGAAAATTTATCGGGAATGCTCCAGGGACCGGATGTATATTATTACGCTTTTAGCCAGGATGGAGAAAAAGCCGCCAATATGTTTGCAAAGAATCTGGCTGGCATTTATCCAAACCCTGATTTGGTAACTGTTATTCCAAACACGACTTTGGCAGAGCTGCGAAGAACCCGAGCCACGTCAGTACTCATAGAACTGGCCTACCACGACAACTATGATGACGCCAACTGGGTGGCCAATAACATCGAAGCCATTGCAGAAAATTTGGTATTTTCTTTAGCTGAATATTTTGGTATTCCATTTGTAGATCCCCTCTAG
- a CDS encoding class I SAM-dependent methyltransferase, with amino-acid sequence MDKLMDLLRQVFYKETIVKITVGNSRKKSDPCKKVTLRPLLLQGQQVYQAEYHFEKKVTHENLPLEEALLLCGRLMSESFKQLNIQTADQDIQVLAAKPENPKVIRRNTEKRQVKNLSHNKEKKYIIPEKTPCEFLIKLGVMGPDGEVFQKHYAKFRQINRYLEIVADVMEHLPEKAGKPLKIIDFGCGKSYLTFALYHYLKIMEGREVEIIGLDLKEDVIDFCNKTARELGYRELTFLKGDIADYTSDHADMVVTLHACDTATDFALINAVAWQAKVILSVPCCQHQLFNQIKSPLHQPMYKHGILKDRFTELLTDGLRGLKLEACGYQVAMIEFTSLEHTAKNIMIRAVKSEKAAKAGVMEKAQVEYEALKGYYQVDPAIDSMKG; translated from the coding sequence ATGGACAAGCTTATGGATTTGCTTCGGCAAGTTTTTTATAAAGAAACAATCGTTAAGATAACAGTGGGGAACAGCAGAAAAAAGTCCGACCCCTGCAAGAAAGTTACCCTGCGGCCGCTTTTACTTCAAGGCCAGCAGGTTTATCAGGCAGAGTATCACTTTGAAAAGAAGGTTACTCACGAGAATCTGCCGCTAGAAGAAGCCTTGCTGCTGTGTGGGCGGTTGATGAGCGAGAGCTTTAAGCAGCTGAACATCCAAACGGCGGATCAGGATATCCAGGTACTGGCGGCCAAGCCGGAAAATCCTAAAGTCATTCGCAGAAACACAGAAAAGCGGCAGGTGAAAAATTTATCTCACAACAAAGAAAAAAAGTATATTATTCCTGAGAAAACCCCTTGTGAATTTTTGATTAAATTAGGGGTTATGGGGCCTGACGGTGAAGTTTTTCAGAAGCATTACGCTAAGTTTCGGCAAATTAACCGCTACTTGGAAATCGTAGCGGATGTGATGGAGCATCTGCCTGAAAAAGCAGGAAAGCCCTTGAAGATTATTGACTTTGGCTGCGGAAAATCTTATTTAACCTTTGCTCTGTATCATTATCTGAAGATTATGGAAGGGAGAGAGGTGGAGATCATCGGGCTGGATTTAAAGGAAGACGTCATTGACTTCTGCAATAAAACTGCCAGAGAATTAGGCTACCGGGAGCTGACGTTTTTGAAAGGGGATATCGCCGACTATACCAGCGATCATGCGGACATGGTGGTGACCCTTCACGCCTGCGACACGGCTACGGATTTCGCGCTGATCAATGCGGTGGCGTGGCAGGCTAAGGTCATCCTTTCTGTTCCCTGCTGCCAGCACCAACTGTTCAACCAGATTAAGAGCCCCTTGCACCAACCGATGTACAAGCATGGAATTCTCAAAGACCGGTTTACAGAGCTGCTGACCGACGGACTGCGGGGGCTGAAGCTGGAGGCCTGTGGCTATCAGGTGGCCATGATTGAGTTTACCAGTCTGGAACACACCGCTAAAAATATCATGATTCGAGCGGTGAAAAGTGAAAAAGCTGCAAAGGCGGGCGTGATGGAAAAGGCCCAGGTTGAATATGAAGCCTTAAAAGGGTATTACCAGGTGGACCCCGCCATTGACAGTATGAAAGGATAA
- a CDS encoding PFL family protein, protein MLNMTDIMETITMIQDENLDIRTITMGISLLDCCDSDIQRSCEKVYDKIYRYAKDLVKTGKDIEKKYDIPIVNKRISVTPIAMLVGASGGDPVQYAKTLDRVAKDVGVNFIGGFSALVHKGFSPGDKALIESIPRALAETDFVCSSVNVGTTKAGINMDAVKLMGRIVKEAAEATKENQCIGAAKLVVFCNAPEDNPFMAGAFHGPGEPDCVLNVGVSGPGVVRAALAKMPDHADLTEVADMIKKTAFKITRMGQLVGTEASKQLGVPFGIIDLSLAPTPAIGDSVAYILEEIGLEQCGTHGTTAALAMLNDAVKKGGVMASSNVGGLSGAFIPVTEDAGMIAAARDGSLSIEKLEAMTAVCSVGLDMIVIPGDTPPETISAIIADEAAIGMVNSKTTAVRVIPAVGLNEGEELDFGGLLGNGPVMKLHNKSSAKMINRGGRIPAPLQSLKN, encoded by the coding sequence ATGCTAAATATGACAGACATCATGGAAACCATCACCATGATACAGGATGAGAACCTGGACATACGGACTATCACTATGGGTATATCTCTGCTGGACTGCTGTGACAGCGACATCCAGCGTTCTTGCGAAAAAGTCTACGATAAAATTTATCGCTATGCCAAAGATCTGGTGAAGACTGGAAAAGACATCGAAAAGAAATATGATATTCCCATCGTCAACAAACGCATATCCGTTACGCCTATCGCCATGCTGGTAGGTGCTTCCGGCGGCGATCCGGTTCAGTACGCTAAGACCTTAGACCGAGTGGCCAAGGATGTGGGTGTTAACTTTATCGGCGGATTTTCCGCTCTGGTCCACAAGGGCTTTTCCCCTGGGGATAAGGCTTTGATTGAGTCCATTCCCCGTGCCCTGGCAGAAACAGACTTTGTCTGCTCCTCTGTCAACGTAGGCACCACCAAGGCTGGTATCAACATGGATGCCGTCAAGCTCATGGGCCGCATCGTTAAAGAAGCCGCCGAGGCCACCAAGGAAAATCAGTGCATCGGCGCGGCCAAGCTGGTAGTCTTCTGCAATGCACCTGAGGACAATCCATTTATGGCGGGCGCTTTTCACGGGCCCGGAGAACCAGATTGCGTCCTGAATGTAGGTGTTTCTGGACCAGGGGTAGTTCGAGCGGCCTTAGCTAAAATGCCGGATCATGCGGACCTGACTGAAGTAGCTGACATGATTAAAAAGACAGCTTTTAAGATTACAAGAATGGGCCAGCTGGTAGGTACCGAAGCCTCCAAACAGCTGGGAGTTCCTTTCGGTATCATTGACCTGTCTCTGGCCCCTACTCCGGCTATCGGAGATTCCGTGGCCTATATCCTAGAGGAAATCGGGTTGGAGCAGTGCGGTACTCACGGTACCACCGCCGCCTTGGCTATGCTTAACGACGCAGTAAAGAAGGGCGGCGTTATGGCCTCCTCCAACGTAGGCGGTCTATCCGGTGCCTTTATTCCCGTGACCGAAGATGCAGGCATGATTGCCGCAGCTAGAGACGGCAGCCTATCCATTGAAAAACTGGAGGCCATGACGGCGGTCTGCTCCGTAGGCCTGGATATGATTGTTATTCCGGGAGATACCCCGCCGGAAACCATTTCTGCAATCATCGCTGATGAAGCGGCTATCGGTATGGTCAACTCCAAGACTACGGCTGTGCGTGTAATCCCTGCCGTTGGCCTCAACGAGGGAGAAGAACTGGATTTCGGCGGACTGCTTGGCAACGGCCCGGTCATGAAGCTTCATAACAAATCTTCTGCAAAGATGATTAACCGTGGAGGCCGGATTCCTGCTCCTCTGCAAAGCTTAAAAAATTAA
- a CDS encoding uracil-DNA glycosylase, whose protein sequence is MPKISNDWLDAVGEEFQKPYYLELRQFLINEYKTRRIYPAADDIFNALHFTPLKEVKVLLIGQDPYHNENQAIGASFAVPPSQKDIPPSLVNIYQELHEDLGCSIPNHGYLKKWADQGVLLLNTVLTVRAHQANSHQGQGWEQFTDAVIQAVNRQDRPVVYFLWGRPAQSKKRMLNNPKHLILEAPHPSPLSAYRGFFGCKHFSKANDFLTANGVSPVDWQIEAL, encoded by the coding sequence ATGCCAAAAATCAGCAACGACTGGCTGGATGCCGTCGGAGAGGAATTTCAAAAACCGTATTATCTAGAATTGCGCCAGTTTTTAATAAACGAATATAAGACCCGGCGGATTTATCCGGCGGCAGACGATATTTTTAACGCGCTTCACTTTACCCCGCTAAAAGAGGTTAAAGTGCTGCTGATCGGCCAAGATCCTTATCATAATGAAAATCAGGCTATCGGGGCCAGTTTTGCTGTGCCCCCCAGCCAGAAAGATATTCCGCCGTCACTGGTAAACATTTACCAAGAACTTCATGAGGATCTGGGCTGTTCAATCCCCAACCACGGTTACTTAAAAAAGTGGGCAGATCAAGGCGTTTTGCTGCTGAACACGGTGCTCACCGTCCGGGCCCATCAGGCTAATTCCCATCAGGGTCAAGGCTGGGAGCAGTTCACCGATGCAGTTATTCAGGCTGTTAATCGGCAGGATAGGCCAGTGGTATACTTTCTCTGGGGACGGCCTGCCCAATCCAAGAAGCGGATGTTGAATAACCCTAAACACCTTATCTTGGAAGCACCTCATCCGAGCCCCCTTTCCGCTTACCGGGGATTTTTCGGCTGTAAGCATTTCAGCAAGGCGAACGATTTTCTCACCGCTAACGGTGTTTCGCCAGTGGACTGGCAGATTGAGGCGCTATAA